GTCCCGATCGACTGCGATGTGTTCAATCTGTTCGTCGGCAATGTCAGCCGCATCGAGCGCCGCACCGAAATTAGGAAGCTGTGATCGACAGTCCTTACACCAGTCCGCACCCCAGATCGTATACGTTGCGTCCTCGTTCGCCTGCAAGGTCGCTACCGTCTCGTCGTAGGCATCTGCATCCCAAACTGGGTTTGGAGCCATCGTTTCGAGTGCCATAGACGGACTATTCGTGAGGTGAACTTAATGGCCGCGTTCACAGCAATGTTGGTCGACTGCGTTTTTCTGTTCGTATAACAACGCTATATTCACGAGCGACATCTCGAATCCTAACTTTGGTGAAGTAAAATATGGGTAAAAACATGGATGTCTGACTGTATGGATGGAGCGAAATAGCCGAGGTCTGAATGTCGGCAGATATCGTAGTCTACCGGTAATCTAATCTTTTCTCTCGGTCAGTAAATGGATAAACTATGGTGGAAATACTAACAGTAGACCCTTTTAAATTCCTATTATTTCATCAATGGTTGAATATATTAAACGTTAAGCATGTCTATGTCTATAGATCAGAGTAGAGGCTGACATTCGAGAACA
The nucleotide sequence above comes from Halocatena marina. Encoded proteins:
- a CDS encoding thioredoxin family protein, encoding MALETMAPNPVWDADAYDETVATLQANEDATYTIWGADWCKDCRSQLPNFGAALDAADIADEQIEHIAVDRDKQGPGVEEYGIEYIPTIVVERDGEEIARFVESEDIPIAVYLAEQLSE